A part of Aspergillus flavus chromosome 5, complete sequence genomic DNA contains:
- a CDS encoding uncharacterized protein (expressed protein), translated as MDKQTTGWWILLAFSLRLAFLLSLASDQLTLAGCSLDGLALWAPLRLVPVVPVDRAFVGACLSPLSLSLFPVRPFPSLSFSFCFSSLGFHSTLNPFLLLPSSSRSFDPKQVSASLFQLFTSLSIRSPLPARSIVSCDPVSSDRPTDLIHSLFLS; from the coding sequence ATGgacaaacaaacaacagGCTGGTGGATCCTTTTGGCATTTAGTCTAAGACTAGCATTTCTTTTGTCGCTGGCTAGCGACCAACTCACCCTTGCTGGGTGTTCGCTGGACGGTCTGGCCCTGTGGGCACCCTTGCGCCTCGTTCCTGTCGTACCGGTTGACCGTGCGTTCGTAGGCgcctgtctttctcctctctctctctctctcttccccgTCCGacccttcccttccctttctttctctttttgtttttcttcccttggcTTTCATTCCACCCTCAATCCATTCTTgctccttccttcctcgTCACGTTCTTTCGATCCAAAGCAGGTGTCGGCTTCACTCTTTCAGCTGTTCACCTCGCTGTCCATTCGTTCTCCTTTACCAGCCCGGTCCATTGTGTCCTGCGACCCCGTCTCTTCAGACCGCCCGACCGACCTGATACATTCCCTCTTTTTGTCTTGA
- a CDS encoding translational repressor Pumilio/PUF3 translates to MAAMAANASAVHHAQSSRSSNIAPSNMGGERNRGSHGGMGQPFGGGKASWKNTIWGDNLDQHAGDKAFEGKAGSSSLLSSSESDGWNGRPNMPWSTVNTSSNVLSRATNNSMTTSPIQTRAGDRGTGSLAEAGDSSYLTLPRSAAIGGTAGSTNHKAYLNTGSEGISPSGDGIAFSGFGNFRNTESRRHANSSAFGGSPVGSGFPMKPGFSTPLESTRPDEMPSMSALPQGLPETVAPTLGRNSYTHASHNSASFAPQRPVHSSYPSFHSESQGFEGRYAGGPADINSGLSKLHFNEGSYAAHPSSTRPGYLSHPSFDGSFQRLKYQGDEPAYQGASYASEGASDVQLGYQAPRNRMGDNPISPTEYARVDSPLYAALDSGSVHVPHYNSASARLSDAQAAALERRLREQELAQQAINPLQRLSFTPYDLARYQGSGMNALSGFYPVAQLGAAALASRGHRDHDPSQTVRSPVLEEFRANSKGNKRYELKDIYNHVVEFSGDQHGSRFIQQKLETANSDEKEQVFREIQGDSLQLMTDVFGNYVVQKLFEHGNQTQKKILANQMKGHILALSTQMYGCRVVQKALEHILTDQQASMVKELEHHVLRCVRDQNGNHVIQKAIERVPSEHVQFVINAFIGQVEKLATHPYGCRVIQRMLEHCKEEDREAILAELHVCTAKLIPDQFGNYVIQHVIENGEDKDRTRMVTIVMSNLLTYSKHKFASNVVEKSIEFGQESQRHQIISMLTSTDDNGENPLLGLIRDQFGNYVIQKVLCQLKGAERDALVEEIKPLLSQLKKYSYGKQIAAIEKLVADSNSPTNGTLPHTTSTTPPNSHKSSPQPSKRAVNGLDGCRAPVVGAAPPTPPPIDPQSNGDGSSDTKTVTKSTPLTAAESAGTTPTTSVEINGAN, encoded by the exons ATGGCCGCGATGGCAGCAAACGCAAGCGCGGTACATCAT GCACAGTCAAGTCGAAGCTCAAACATCGCTCCGTCCAATATGGGTGGTGAACGGAACCGTGGAAGCCATGGAGGTATGGGGCAGCCTTTTGGTGGAGGGAAGGCGAGCTGGAAGAATACCATCTGGGGTGACAATCTAG ACCAGCATGCTGGTGATAAGGCCTTTGAAGGCAAGGCCGGTTCTAGTTCTTTGTTGTCATCGTCCGAATCGGATGGGTGGAACGGTCGCCCTAATATGCCTTGGAGTACCGTCAATACATCTTCAAATGTTCTCTCCAGAGCGACAAATAACAGTATGACAACATCGCCTATCCAAACACGGGCGGGTGACAGAGGAACAGGTAGCCTTGCAGAGGCCGGTGACTCCTCGTACTTGACACTACCCCGATCGGCGGCAATCGGTGGCACTGCTGGATCAACAAATCACAAGGCCTATCTCAACACCGGATCGGAGGGTATTTCTCCTTCTGGAGATGGTATCGCATTTTCTGGCTTTGGGAATTTCAGAAATACAGAGAGCCGGCGGCATGCCAACTCTTCTGCCTTCGGCGGCAGCCCTGTTGGATCTGGGTTCCCCATGAAACCAGGGTTCTCTACCCCGCTCGAGAGTACCAGACCCGATGAAATGCCATCTATGTCTGCTTTGCCCCAGGGCTTGCCCGAGACTGTTGCGCCGACGCTTGGCCGCAACTCCTATACGCATGCGTCACACAACTCGGCATCATTCGCGCCTCAGAGACCGGTACACTCTTCATACCCATCGTTCCATTCCGAGAGCCAGGGATTCGAGGGTCGATATGCCGGCGGCCCTGCTGACATCAATTCTGGTCTAAGTAAACTCCACTTCAACGAAGGAAGTTACGCCGCGCATCCTTCGAGTACCCGCCCCGGGTATTTGTCGCACCCATCTTTTGATGGTTCTTTCCAGCGATTGAAATACCAGGGTGACGAGCCCGCCTATCAAGGGGCTAGCTACGCAAGTGAAGGCGCGTCAGATGTCCAACTCGGATATCAAGCGCCGAGAAACCGAATGGGAGATAATCCGATCTCGCCGACAGAATATGCCAGGGTGGACAGCCCACTGTATGCTGCGCTTGATAGTGGGTCTGTGCACGTCCCACATTATAACAGTGCGTCTGCTCGTTTATCTGATGCACAGGCTGCTGCTTTGGAGCGCCGCCTGCGAGAGCAGGAGTTGGCCCAACAAGCAATCAACCCTCTCCAAAGACTGTCCTTTACCCCATACGACCTTGCCCGCTATCAAGGCTCAGGAATGAATGCTTTGTCGGGATTCTATCCGGTCGCCCAACTTGGCGCCGCCGCCCTGGCAAGTAGGGGCCACCGCGACCACGATCCATCCCAGACTGTGCGAAGTCCAGTCCTGGAGGAGTTTAGGGCGAATAGTAAGGGCAATAAACGTTATGAGCTTAAG GACATCTACAACCACGTCGTCGAATTCAGTGGTGATCAACATGGATCGCGTTTCATCCAGCAGAAACTGGAGACGGCAAACAGTGACGAAAAGGAGCAGGTTTTCCGTGAGATTCAGGGCGATAGTCTGCAGCTGATGACAGACGTCTTTGGAAATTATGTTGTACAGAAGCTCTTCGAGCATGGCAACCAGACGCAGAAGAAGATTTTGGCAAACCAAATGAAAGGACATATTCTGGCTTTGTCTACTCAGATGTATGGATGTCGCGTCGTGCAGAAG GCCCTGGAGCATATTCTCACGGACCAACAAGCTTCTATGGTGAAGGAGCTTGAACACCACGTTTTGCGATGTGTTAGGGACCAAAATGGAAACCATGTTATCCAAAAGGCTATTGAAAGAGTGCCGTCTGAGCATGTACAATTCGTCATCAATGCCTTCATTGGTCAGGTCGAGAAGTTAGCTACTCATCCATATGGCTGTCGTGTAATCCAACGGATGCTGGAACActgcaaggaagaggatcgTGAGGCGATTCTTGCTGAGCTCCACGTCTGCACCGCCAAGTTGATTCCGGACCAATTCGGTAACTACGTGATTCAGCATGTCATTGAGAACGGCGAGGACAAGGATCGAACCCGTATGGTAACAATTGTTATGTCGAACTTGTTGACCTACTCGAAGCACAAGTTTGCAAGCAATGTGGTGGAAAAGAGTATCGAATTCGGTCAAGAGTCTCAGCGTCACCAAATTATCAGCATGTTGACGTCAACGGATGATAATGGGGAGAACCCCCTACTTGGACTGATTCGTGATCAGTTTGGCAATTATGTCATAC AGAAGGTTTTGTGTCAGCTCAAGGGCGCAGAAAGAGACGCTCTTGTTGAGGAAATCAAGCCTCTTCTCagccagctgaagaagtATAGCTATGGCAAACAAATTGCGGCGATTGAGAAACTAGTTGCGGACTCGAATTCACCAACCAACGGCACTCTTCCTCATACTACCTCTACCACACCGCCAAACTCGCACAAATCCTCTCCCCAGCCATCGAAGCGGGCTGTGAACGGCCTCGACGGCTGCCGAGCGCCAGTCGTGGGCGCGGCGCCCCCGACGCCGCCTCCAATAGACCCTCAGAGCAACGGCGATGGATCCAGCGATACCAAGACCGTGACTAAGAGCACCCCCCTCACAGCAGCTGAGTCGGCTGGCACGACCCCGACTACTTCTGTGGAAATCAACGGTGCCAATTAG
- a CDS encoding glycosylphosphatidylinositol anchor synthesis protein (phosphoethanolamine N-methyltransferase), which translates to MASGISLGSRFDRPDPNGLQTTASPSRLSERNDTQKAPVPKALTGRHSRPGKGSNGQESVDDGLEREFKLRHLGSLGVLGWILFLHIVGIFFFTKGFLLTRMVLENKSSCDVLPFGDVSSHPAVGKKTEGCWHQRSFEKAIVIIVDALRYDFTVPFASTAEGETSQLFHDNIPVLYETAVNTPENAFLLPFIADPPTTTLQRLKGLTTGTLPTFIDAGSNFAGTAIDEDNLVAQLRAAGKTLVHLGDDTWHSLFPDYFDPELTRPFDSFNVWDLHTVDNGVNDHLFPLLHPENATKWDVIFGHYLGVDHAGHRYGPNHPAMGAKLRQMDQVIRDLITNVDENTLLVVMGDHGMDSKGDHGGESNDEVDAALWMYSKRKLFGRTSPDTAVPPKTARERSIPQIDLVPTLSLLLGLPIPFNNLGSPIEEAFAGPGGQDWKNLVAVNRLTSAQIKRYQHEYAITRGVDDGQEFRSLSFWETAEDAWQRSSKRGKSNTEAMRSVYQSYREYQRHTLDICRALWAKFDVPSMLQGVGILVAGLVLLVFYARGIRSDRTELTKPLLSIVGVGSGLGAVVGGGLTFSGVADMPITESSALWAAVGSILGASRVIFVKPGHLSLPVPNSLWGWLAVMFTVTQSVGFASNSYTIWEDEILLFFLSTFGVVAGASSMRQKSTADRVLGVYHSILFVILGRVASFSRLCREEQMPFCRSTYYASATSSTSAPWQLAIPFLVTLILPAVVKSFYAGSKSYEGVATLWVGYGFRLGLFLTSIFWMLEGADDGEWFSLSKETLKSIRVFLAQLVLGLAFAAGTTAFIYSKPCVSISVTQGTADSESKNKSTSSPSQPGRTTVTILGFGNIYGTRFFLLVVNFCLAIALMQKPMGLGTIGLLLWQILSLLEILDTNALVLGNSAIGPIVLALLGSFYYFKTGHQAVLSSIQWETAFIPLSSIKYPWSPILVTLNTFGPQILTAVAVPLTVLWKRPLQLHDQSRSTPSKPNNPATKILSDVVQAACTYILYFATINLATTIWAGHLRRHLMLYRIFCPRFMMGAAVLGIVDIVLILFSVAGVRWSMMSVGEIFGW; encoded by the exons ATGGCATCCGGAATAAGTCTGGGGTCGAGATTCGATAGACCCGACCCCAATGGCTTGCAGACTACCGCGTCGCCCTCACGGCTTTCGGAACGCAACGATACGCAGAAAGCCCCGGTACCGAAGGCACTGACAGGGAGGCACTCCCGACCAGGGAAAGGGAGCAATGGGCAAGAGAGTGTCGATGATGGCTTGGAACGGGAATTCAAACTCAGGCACTTGGGTTCCCTGGGTGTGCTTGGCTGGATACT GTTTCTCCATATTGTGggaatatttttctttactaaGGGGTTTTTGCTAACTCGGATGGTCTTGGAGAACAAGTCGTCTTGCGATGTACTTCCGTTCGGAGATGTATCCTCGCATCCTGCAGTCGGCAAGAAAACCGAAGGATGTTGGCACCAGAGGTCATTCGAGAAGGCCATTGTGATTATCGTAGATGCTCTGCGGTACGATTTTACCGTCCCATTCGCATCAACAGCGGAGGGTGAAACTTCCCAATTGTTCCACGATAATATACCCGTCTTGTACGAGACCGCCGTCAATACTCCAGAAAACGCTTTCTTATTGCCTTTCATTGCGGATCCGCCCACCACGACGCTGCAGCGCCTCAAGGGGTTGACAACTGGGACCCTGCCGACTTTTATAGACGCAGGCTCTAACTTCGCTGGAACGGCAATCGATGAGGACAACTTAGTTGCTCAGCTGCGTGCCGCAGGAAAGACTCTGGTTCACCTCGGCGATGATACCTGGCACAGTCTATTTCCTGACTACTTTGATCCCGAACTGACGCGGCCTTTCGATTCTTTCAACGTGTGGGATTTACACACTGTCGACAATGGGGTAAATGACCATTTGTTTCCCCTCTTACACCCGGAGAACGCCACAAAGTGGGATGTTATATTTGGGCATTACCTCGGTGTTGACCACGCCGGCCACCGTTATGGTCCCAATCATCCAGCCATGGGTGCAAAGTTGAGGCAAATGGATCAGGTCATCCGAGATCTCATCACAAACGTTGATGAAAACACACTGTTGGTTGTCATGGGTGACCATGGTATGGATTCGAAAGGCGATCATGGAGGTGAATCGAATGACGAAGTGGACGCTGCTCTATGGATGTATTCGAAGAGAAAGCTCTTTGGTCGCACCAGCCCTGATACTGCCGTGCCGCCGAAGACTGCGCGCGAGCGCTCTATCCCTCAGATCGACCTTGTGCCGACGCTGTCATTGCTTCTCGGGTTGCCAATCCCTTTTAACAACCTTGGATCACCAATCGAGGAGGCTTTCGCTGGACCCGGAGGACAGGACTGGAAGAATCTGGTTGCCGTCAATCGTTTGACATCTGCTCAAATTAAGAGGTATCAGCACGAGTACGCAATAACGCGAGGGGTTGATGATGGTCAAGAGTTCCGTTCGTTAAGCTTCTGGGAGACAGCGGAAGATGCCTGGCAGAGGTCCTCAAAGCGTGGCAAGTCAAACACCGAGGCCATGCGGTCGGTCTACCAGTCATATAGGGAATATCAGCGCCACACTCTCGATATATGTCGTGCGTTGTGGGCTAAATTCGATGTCCCGAGCATGCTACAGGGTGTTGGAATACTCGTCGCGGGCCTTGTACTGTTGGTGTTTTATGCTCGTGGTATTCGATCGGACCGCACAGAGCTCACAAAACCGCTCCTTTCTATTGTTGGAGTAGGATCGGGTTTGGGTGctgtggttggtggtggtttgacATTCAGTGGTGTTGCGGATATGCCAATAACAGAGTCATCCGCTTTGTGGGCTGCCGTTGGGAGCATACTTGGCGCCTCACGGGTGATTTTCGTGAAGCCTGGCCATTTGAGCTTGCCCGTCCCCAACTCGTTGTGGGGCTGGCTCGCTGTCATGTTCACCGTGACTCAATCGGTTGGTTTTGCCTCCAACTCCTACACCATCTGGGAGGATGAGATTCTattattcttcctttccactTTTGGTGTCGTCGCTGGCGCATCTTCCATGCGTCAAAAGTCGACGGCCGACAGGGTCTTGGGAGTCTATCACTCAATACTATTCGTCATCTTAGGAAGAGTAGCATCGTTCTCTCGCCTCTGCCGTGAGGAGCAAATGCCGTTCTGTCGTTCCACCTATTACGCATCCGCAACATCCTCTACATCTGCCCCGTGGCAACTCGCCATTCCTTTTCTCGTGACACTCATTCTACCCGCAGTTGTAAAGTCATTCTACGCCGGGTCGAAGTCTTACGAAGGAGTTGCTACTCTGTGGGTTGGGTATGGCTTTCGGCTAGGGTTGTTTTtgacttccatcttctggATGCTTGAAGGCGCGGATGATGGTGAATGGTTCTCTTTGAGCAAGGAAACATTGAAGTCGATTCGAGTATTTCTCGCTCAGCTTGTTCTTGGTCTCGCCTTTGCTGCTGGTACAACAGCGTTCATATACTCGAAGCCCTGTGTTAGCATCAGCGTCACACAAGGCACTGCTGACTCCGAGAGTAAAAACAAGTCTACTTCCTCCCCATCGCAGCCGGGAAGAACAACCGTTACTATTCTGGGCTTCGGCAACATCTATGGGACCcggttcttcctccttgtcgTCAATTTTTGCTTGGCCATTGCTCTAATGCAGAAACCCATGGGCCTGGGTACCATTGGTCTCCTGCTGTGGCAAATCTTATCTTTGCTTGAAATCCTTGACACGAATGCACTGGTTTTGGGTAATTCAGCGATTGGACCAATTGTTCTGGCTCTTCTCGGTTCCTTCTACTATTTCAAGACAGGCCATCAAGCAGTTTTGAGCAGCATACAGTGGGAGACTGCCTTTATACCTCTATCCTCAATCAAATACCCTTGGTCTCCGATCCTAGTGACTCTGAACACTTTTGGTCCACAAATTCTCACAGCCGTTGCTGTTCCTCTCACCGTTCTCTGGAAGCGGCCTTTGCAGCTTCATGACCAGTCAAGGTCTACCCCGTCGAAGCCCAACAACCCTGCTACTAAGATCCTCTCAGACGTAGTGCAGGCGGCTTGCACttatatactctatttcGCCACCATCAACCTCGCAACCACGATTTGGGCCGGCCATTTGCGTCGCCACCTCATGCTCTACCGCATTTTCTGCCCTCGCTTCATGATGGGCGCCGCCGTCCTAGGCATTGTGGACATTGTCCTCATTTTATTCTCCGTGGCTGGCGTCCGCTGGAGCATGATGAGTGTGGGTGAAATCTTCGGATGGTAG